ttttggtgacatgtaTTAATATTTTGATAGTTAAATCTATAGTCAAACTTCGACACAAAATACGAAACAAACCAgtaaaccaggacagaggtagtagCAGCTAGCTTTTCTATCTCTCaagtttcttttcttttctggagACTCGACCTCTAGTAGAACTCTAATGTTTGAAATGATCTAGTTGGTGTATGCGTTCTACGACAAGAATTCCACGCTGTACAAGGCCATGGAGAAGCTGTTGGAGAAACTCGCCAAGCAGTATATAGGCAAGGCAGACTTCTGCAAGTTGGACGTCGACAACTTCGAGGTACACACACAACCAGATGATTCCATGCATGTATCATTATTTGGAAGCGGACGCGCGTGATTATTGATATCAATTATTAACCGTACGTGCAGTATTTGGCGGGGCTTTGCGGAGTGGAGGGAGCGTATCCGACGTTCGTGCTATTCAAGAACTGCAAGCAGGTGGGCAAGGTCGTCGGCCTCAAGGACGACGAACTCGAGCGGAGCATCGAGCGAGCGCTAAACTAGTACTCAATATATTTCGTGTGAAGAGATATAATATGACCTTCATATACGCATCGGCAGTGCGAGGTACATGCAGGTGCATGCTGCAAAACTATTATGTACAGTAGCTAGAATAAGCATGGTACGAAACTTGTCGAGAGATGTTGAGTATTAGATGTACTAGTCCATGGACCTATGCTACAGCATGATATGAGCTACAGTAGAATTTTAGAGCATCTTCAGCGGCAATCATCTGCTTTGAGCGCTCATATGCCCCGCGTTCACATCCACACATCTCAAATTGGCCCCCTCATATTGAAGCATTTCGACGAACAGGTTACGTGCGACGTGACTAGAGCACGCACAAATGCCATGGGTGTGAGCAGTCTTGGCCAGATCGTGGTCAGCTTGCTCATGGGCGCGAGCTCCGGCCTCGGAGTGGCCGTGGGCGTGACCTCCGGTTGGGTGCACGAGCTCGGGCCTCGGAGCGGCTGTGGGTGTGAGCTCCGGGCGGGGCCTGCGAGCTCCGGCCTCGGACCGGCCATAGGCACGACCTCCGGGTGTGGGGGCGTCAGCTCCGGCCTCGGACGGGCCGTGAGCGCGAGCTTCGGGCCCGGTGGCACGAGCTCCGGCCTCAGAGTGGCCGTGGGCGCGCGAGCTCCAGCCTCGGGGCGGCCATGGGCGCACGAGCTCCGGCCTCGGGACGGCCATGGGCGCGAGCTCCAAGCGCAGGGGCGGCCACGGGCGCAAGCTCCGCCCGCGGTCTTCTCACCAAGTCACTGCAAGTGGGCCCCTGTGTGCATGCAGCTGGCTGCCCGGGCGTGACTGGACCCATTTGAGACGGGTTTGAGTGTTCCTAAATACTCAATCATGCAGCTGCGCCATATGGGTGTCACGAGTACACACGCGAGAGCCGTCCGTTGCGCCCGATCGCCACCGACGCATGCGGAATCTTCCGATCAGAATAATAATAACCCACGTCACGACAAGCGCAAAGATGCGGCCCACGTGGGACACTGCATGAGATGGGGATTCAGTTCAAACTTAGATCTGCATGCATTTAATTAgcattttcaaaattttgaaaagcTATAACTTTTAGACCAAGCGTCGAAATTAAGATCTGTTTTCACCCTTAGGTTAATCATGACGAGATCTTTAAAACTAGATCCCATATGAATATGTTTTGACTAACTTTTTTTATGAGCAACTTTGGGTGCTACGGAGGCAACTTTAGTGCTATAGGAAAGCACCTTCTTGTTAGTTTGTTTAGTATGACTTTCTATGATTGAAAATCTCTTTGAAGTTGGCTACCATGACTATCTAGTTAACTAGCTTCACTTCTAAGTTTTCTACCATAATTAGCTCCGCCTCCAATTTGATAGTATTGTAGGCAACTTAGTTTCTGGGGTAGGCTAACATTATTCTAAGCTTCTTGCCATGACAAGCGAGTAGCTTAACATCATCCTTAGTTGCATGTAATACCTTTTGGTATGGTAAACAACTTAGTTTCATAGAAAGGCAACTTACTAACAATGATGGACCACCTTTTCAATGTATTCTAGGCAACTAATATAGAAATGGCAGACAACAGAGCATCACAGGTAGGCAACATAGAAAAAGAATGATAAGAAACATCCCAATATTAGTCGGCAACTAATTTGTAAAGTTACGCAACTAACATCAATGTTAGGAAATTTCATAGTATTTTGTAGCCAACCGAGCATGAACCGTGGGCAACATAAAAAATGGACATCAGTGTTAGGCAATTTCATAGTATTTGTAGGCAACTAAGCATCAACAACAGGCAACTAATCATCAATGATAGGCAACTGTGCATCAATGTTCAATTTCATAGTATTTGTAGGCAACTGAGCATCAACTATAGGCAACTGAGCATCATAGATAGGCGACTGGGTATCAATGTTAGGCAACTTCATAGTATTTGTAGGCAACTGAGCATCAATCGTAGGCAACTAATAATCAATGATAAGCAACCGAGCAGTCCTGATAGGCAAGTTGGATAAAGTTAGCAAGATTCACAGCACATAGTGCAGTGAAGTTGCTTGTATGTAGCACTAAAGGCACCTCATGTTTTGTGTGATTTTATTGTTTTGACATAGATCAACCTAATAGAAAGTCATACCAAGCCAAAAAAAGAACATGATGCTAAATGAGGCAACTTTAGTGCTAAGTAGGAGCTACTTTGATGCTAGATGAATTGAACCGTATCTATTAGTGAAATCACCTAGTAACCTCCTAATTAGATGTGTGCAGTAGTGTAATAGGTGGCATAGAGTTAGGATACTTGCTACTTATGGTATACAACTTAGAGATGAAGCTAGTCAAATTGATAGTTGCGATAACCAACTTAGAAGGATTTTTCGTTGATAGGCGGTCATACTAGGAAAAAAAAAGAAGTTGCTTTCTTATAGCACAATAGTTGCCTCAATACAACCCAAAGTTGCCTGCGAAAAAAGTTTGTCAATATGTGCCcatatgggatctagttttgaagtaCTCGTCATGAGAAACCCAACGATGAAAACGGATCTGaattccgatgcacgaatcaaaAGTTATACCTATTAAAAAAATTTGAAACCCAAATAAATGCATGCAGGACAAGATCGTAGGTGATTTCCTGAGTACCGTGAATACGTCAAGTAGTTTTCTTTTAGGATGTCAGTTGGTTTTGGAATCACGTGGGCGTGGGATGGTAGTGTGAGAAACTGATTTGCTTTTTTGGGAAAGTGACAGTCTGCCTTCCTTTTGGGGAGAGCGCTCGATCCCGCGAGCGGGCGCTCGGGTGCCAGGTAGCCACGTCCTTGAGTGTTAGTCCGGACGTTTAGGGACAAAGTGGGGGGAGAGGGGTGGTCTGGTTGGGTCATACTTTTTTGACCGGGTGGGCTTTCGGGCGTTTAGGGAAAAAGTGGAAGGGGAGTttggttgtagatgctcttacgAGACATAAATATTAAAAAATTATGAATAAATTTAGTATTTATAACTAATCAAAATTATTTATCCATTGGCATAAATTTAGGACCAACACATGAGAGCACTAGACTGTGCGGGCCGCGAATAGAACGAACGGCAGTAATGCTACACAGACCGGTCCAGCAACCCGGTTAGACCGGTTTCCAAGGGTTTAACCCAAATTAACCGTTCCAGAGGATAACtaccatgcttatgtgatggagGATGGCTAGGTTCACGAGCAAAAAGATAACCAACGCACTTACGTGGCGAAGAACGACTAGTTTATGAGAAAACTAGCAAAGGCCATTATCgggaccccgtcagggcgtgGACGTCGTCAGTGTGCCCTAGATCGACCAGCGAGACTTAGGACGCCATCTCTGGTCATAGAGATCAGTATGCGAACAACATAGAGGTTGATAGAGGCAT
The nucleotide sequence above comes from Triticum urartu cultivar G1812 unplaced genomic scaffold, Tu2.1 TuUngrouped_contig_6454, whole genome shotgun sequence. Encoded proteins:
- the LOC125530637 gene encoding thioredoxin H2-like isoform X1 — protein: MNSYYYYVDKSRPWFWWSGGGWRRFNDGRRYPAVNIIILTADSFDYALGRKQLAEPPQDSSSGSVISIKDMDEWKLHWNKSAPYNKLLVYAFYDKNSTLYKAMEKLLEKLAKQYIGKADFCKLDVDNFEYLAGLCGVEGAYPTFVLFKNCKQVGKVVGLKDDELERSIERALN